In Peptococcus niger, the genomic window AATCCGGATCCATGTTAAGGGGCGGAATGACCACATCACCCTTGCGGGTTAGTTGCGTTTTCAGCTGATTGCGCTGAGCGGCTAACTCGCGTTTTTCATTTTCCAGGGCAACGCTTAGGCGCTCCGCATCTCGTGCGCGTTTGCGGTTGGCGTATGTGCGGTACATAAAATGACCCAAGAGCAGCGCCAAAACGGCCGATAAAGCGGTACTGGACAGCATGTAGTAGACAAAGGGCAGGGTTTCATTGAAGCCCAGGTAGGCCAAGACTGCTGAACAGACGACGATGATCAGGGATAAAAGAAATAAAAAAATACGCATAAAGAATCTCCTTGTTCGTTCATGGATTGATAAGATCCTGTTCATTATACTAAAAGCTTGCAAGGCTTTCAAATGAAAGCGTGTGAATGGAGGAAAAAATATGAGCATTCAAAAATTACGTCGTGCCAAAGAGGGAAAACGCATTGCCGGTGTTTGTAAAGGATTAGGCGATTTTTTTGATATTGATGCGGCCTATGTGCGTCTGGCCTTTGCCCTCTTGGCCTTCTTGCCACCGGTGCCCTTCTTCGGTATGGTGATTATTTATGCTGTTTTGGCCGCTGTGATTCCGGAAGATGACGGCTATATTGACGTTTAAAAGGCACGCGCTGACGGCTAGAGGTGAGGGAGGACGGATCATTGGCTTATTATGATCATGAAAGGGATAAAAAGAGGACTCTATGCAGGGCCAGGGAGGGTCGTAAGTTTTTAGGCGTTTGCCAGGGCTTGGCCGATTATTTTATGTGGGACGTGACCGTGGTGCGGCTGTGCTTTTTGCTGCCGGTCATTTTACCCGGTGTGACCATGCTGGGCGCGACCGGCCTCTACCTGCTCTTGGCCTTTATTTTCCCGGCACAGGATGATTATTATGAATAATACGGCTGTTGTCATTTTGGGACATGGCAGCCGGCGCAGTGAAGGCCAGGTAACGGTGACCCAGACGGCGGACCGCTACCGCCAGAACCACCCGGAGTACCGGACGGCCTATGCTTTTATGGAATTTGTTGAGCCGACTTTGCCGCAGATTACGGCAGAGCTTTATGAGGACGGCATCCGCGTTTTTTATGTGGTGCCGTTGTTCCTTTCCATGGGGACCCACTGTGCCAAGCATATGCCGGAGATGATTGCGACCTTGCGGCAAGGCTATCCGGATGCGGAATTTTTACTGGCGCCGCCCTTGGGCGCTGATCCCTTGCTTTGTACCATTGTTGAAAAACGCGTACAAAGCCTGGCGTCAGACCGTTCGGAAAGAGGTGAGGAACGGCATGACAGCGATGCAACTTTATGATATACAAGATATTTCACCCTGCATTCAGCGGGTTATGGCGGCGCCGCAACTTGCCCATGCCTGCCCGGAACGGTTAAATGATTTAAAACTGTGCCTCTATGAGCTCTTGGGCAATGCCCTGCTGCACACCACCGGAAAGGTCATCTTGACCTGCCGGTTTGAAGCGGATAGCGTCCGTATCAGCGTTCGACAAACAGGCGCTTGGCAGGGCGAAGCAATAGACGGCTGTGCGCATTGCCTGGAGGCGGGCCTTACCGATGAAAACGGCAGGGGGCTGTATTTGGTGCGGTGTTTGAGCGATGAATTCCAGTATCTGAAAGGGTCGCAGGACATGCGCATTCGCATTCAATTGGTTTAATGTAATGGAGACGGGTATGGCAAACAACAGAAAAGATATAGAAGGTCTGGTGCATGATTATAAGGCGGATCCCGATGACCAGAAGCTGGAAGAAATCATCGAAAATATGGAGCCTTTGGTGCGCTACTGGTGTCAGTCACAATGCTATTTGCCTTGGGAAAAAGAAGATATGATGCAGGTGGCGCGCATTGCTGTTTTAGGGGCGCTGGAGCGGTTTGACCCGGCCAAAGGGGTGCGGTTTAAGACCTTCGCTTACCGCACGGTCAGCGGCAAACTGATGAATTACTATCGGGATAATACCTGGCGCATTACCATTCCGCGCAAGTATCGGGAGATGAGCACCTATATTACAAAGGCGGAAAATGAGTACTACCAAAATCACGGTGAAGCGCCATCTACCGGAGAAATTGCCGAAATGATCGGCGTTGAAGAGCAAGAAGTGGCAGATGCCATTGAAGCAAAACGGGCGACGCAAACCACCTCCCTGTCCGTCCAGGAGGACGCCGATGGCAATGTGAACACCCTAGCCAATTATTTGGGCGAAAAAGACAGCAACCTGGATACGGTGGAGTTAAAGCGGGACCTGCAAGAAGCCATGAAGCATCTGGAAATGCAGGAGCGCCAAGTGATTTATTACCGCTACGTGGAAGATTTAACGCAGACCAAAATAGCGGATATTCTGGGCGTGAGCCAAATGCAAGTATCCCGTTTGGAGAAAAATTCTTTAAATAAAATTCGGCGGTTTATGCAAACCGGTGAAAAAGCATAAAGCAAGCGACCCCTAATGATTGGTTTTGATCTGTCCATTAGGGGTCGCTTTTGTGTGTTTATTTTTTTGTCCTTTTGCTTATTTGATTTAAGGTATTGACCATGGCGCAAATAAAGAGCAGATAATTTGTTGTGTACCAAACCGTTTGGAGTGTCGTATCCGCCGGTAGGGGATTGAAAAAGGCGGCAGGC contains:
- a CDS encoding PspC domain-containing protein; the encoded protein is MSIQKLRRAKEGKRIAGVCKGLGDFFDIDAAYVRLAFALLAFLPPVPFFGMVIIYAVLAAVIPEDDGYIDV
- a CDS encoding PspC domain-containing protein, with the translated sequence MAYYDHERDKKRTLCRAREGRKFLGVCQGLADYFMWDVTVVRLCFLLPVILPGVTMLGATGLYLLLAFIFPAQDDYYE
- a CDS encoding sirohydrochlorin chelatase, with product MNNTAVVILGHGSRRSEGQVTVTQTADRYRQNHPEYRTAYAFMEFVEPTLPQITAELYEDGIRVFYVVPLFLSMGTHCAKHMPEMIATLRQGYPDAEFLLAPPLGADPLLCTIVEKRVQSLASDRSERGEERHDSDATL
- a CDS encoding ATP-binding protein; its protein translation is MTAMQLYDIQDISPCIQRVMAAPQLAHACPERLNDLKLCLYELLGNALLHTTGKVILTCRFEADSVRISVRQTGAWQGEAIDGCAHCLEAGLTDENGRGLYLVRCLSDEFQYLKGSQDMRIRIQLV
- a CDS encoding sigma-70 family RNA polymerase sigma factor, whose translation is MANNRKDIEGLVHDYKADPDDQKLEEIIENMEPLVRYWCQSQCYLPWEKEDMMQVARIAVLGALERFDPAKGVRFKTFAYRTVSGKLMNYYRDNTWRITIPRKYREMSTYITKAENEYYQNHGEAPSTGEIAEMIGVEEQEVADAIEAKRATQTTSLSVQEDADGNVNTLANYLGEKDSNLDTVELKRDLQEAMKHLEMQERQVIYYRYVEDLTQTKIADILGVSQMQVSRLEKNSLNKIRRFMQTGEKA